The proteins below come from a single Gimesia alba genomic window:
- a CDS encoding alpha/beta fold hydrolase yields the protein MFTRNQILLAASILLALMAKLVFATEAASEKTAPRDIEFTADCDQTKQRYVMLLPEAFSDQKPHSLLIALHGHGSDRWQFIKNQRGECKAARDIAQKYQMIYVSPDYRARTSWMGPQAEADLVQIIHDLKSKYQITNIFLCGGSMGGSSSLTFAAIHPELINGVAAMNPTANHLEYDQFQPAIQASFGGTKQEIPEEYKKRSAEYWPEKLSMPVSIAVGGQDRLVPPDSARRLSKVLKQINDNVLLIDRPQQGHATSYEDSLSILEFMIQRASQKKNE from the coding sequence ATGTTCACACGAAATCAAATCTTACTTGCAGCGAGTATATTGCTCGCTCTGATGGCAAAGCTGGTCTTCGCTACCGAAGCTGCTTCAGAAAAAACTGCGCCTCGGGATATTGAATTCACCGCGGACTGTGACCAGACAAAACAACGCTACGTCATGCTTCTGCCTGAAGCGTTTTCGGATCAGAAACCACACTCACTTTTAATCGCCCTGCACGGTCATGGCTCGGATCGCTGGCAATTCATTAAAAATCAGCGTGGTGAATGCAAGGCAGCCCGCGATATCGCTCAGAAATATCAGATGATTTATGTCTCGCCCGATTATCGCGCACGGACCTCGTGGATGGGTCCCCAGGCTGAAGCCGATCTGGTTCAAATCATCCACGATCTGAAATCGAAATATCAAATTACCAACATATTTTTGTGCGGCGGCTCCATGGGCGGATCGTCCAGCCTGACCTTTGCCGCGATTCACCCGGAACTCATCAATGGCGTCGCCGCGATGAATCCTACGGCCAATCATCTGGAATATGATCAGTTCCAACCGGCCATCCAGGCCTCCTTCGGTGGAACGAAACAGGAAATTCCCGAGGAATATAAAAAACGGAGTGCCGAGTATTGGCCCGAGAAATTGAGCATGCCTGTCAGCATTGCAGTCGGCGGTCAGGACCGACTGGTTCCCCCTGACAGCGCCCGTCGCTTGAGTAAAGTGCTCAAGCAGATCAACGACAATGTGCTGCTGATTGACCGTCCTCAGCAAGGCCATGCGACGTCCTATGAGGACAGTCTATCCATCCTGGAATTTATGATCCAGCGCGCATCACAGAAGAAAAACGAATAA
- a CDS encoding succinylglutamate desuccinylase/aspartoacylase family protein, protein MSQTPIRTNIDFDKPGIQWGTLNIPFSYNLSGWSQLQIPISTFANGEGPTVLLMAGNHGDEYPGQIAIMKLMKSLNLNEISGRIIFIPAINIPAAKAATRLSPLDGKNLNRCFPGNADGTVTDIMAHYLTHEIFPRVDVVIDLHTGGRGVYFYPCAHMHLVDDLEQRRRMAQATQAYNTDFAFLYADIAGKGLLPVEAENMGKTVVTTEMGGGEVTNAAVHRLSQEGLHNVLVHLEVLQGEEQSRSDLGLPPTRWIQALDAEDYIFAPESGLFESFVDVGADVSSGQPLGALYFLERPDREPTIIHANSEGIAIAHRGPTLTSQGDILFCLAHDVEPEVLKTFA, encoded by the coding sequence ATGTCACAAACTCCCATTCGCACGAATATCGATTTCGATAAACCCGGAATTCAGTGGGGCACGCTGAATATTCCGTTTTCCTATAACCTGAGTGGCTGGTCGCAGCTCCAAATTCCCATTTCCACCTTCGCAAACGGCGAAGGGCCCACCGTGCTGCTGATGGCAGGCAATCACGGCGATGAATATCCCGGCCAGATTGCCATCATGAAACTCATGAAATCGCTCAACTTAAATGAGATTTCAGGACGCATTATTTTCATCCCCGCCATCAACATTCCGGCCGCCAAAGCAGCCACCCGCCTTTCTCCTCTGGATGGCAAGAACCTGAATCGCTGTTTCCCCGGAAACGCCGATGGCACCGTCACCGATATTATGGCGCATTACCTGACGCACGAAATTTTTCCGCGCGTCGATGTCGTCATCGATCTGCACACCGGTGGACGCGGCGTCTATTTTTATCCGTGCGCCCATATGCATCTGGTGGATGATCTTGAACAACGCCGCCGGATGGCGCAGGCCACCCAGGCCTATAATACTGATTTCGCATTCCTGTACGCCGACATCGCCGGCAAAGGTCTCCTGCCGGTCGAAGCGGAAAACATGGGAAAAACTGTGGTCACCACGGAAATGGGAGGGGGCGAAGTCACAAACGCCGCCGTCCATCGCCTCTCACAGGAAGGGCTGCACAACGTATTGGTTCATCTGGAAGTATTGCAAGGCGAAGAACAGAGCCGCTCGGATTTAGGGCTGCCCCCCACTCGCTGGATCCAGGCACTCGACGCCGAAGACTATATTTTCGCGCCGGAGTCCGGGCTCTTCGAAAGTTTTGTGGATGTCGGGGCCGACGTTTCATCGGGGCAACCATTGGGAGCCCTCTACTTCCTCGAACGTCCCGACCGCGAACCCACGATCATTCATGCCAACTCCGAAGGTATCGCGATTGCCCATCGCGGCCCCACACTGACCAGTCAGGGAGATATTCTGTTTTGTCTGGCACATGACGTCGAACCAGAAGTCTTAAAAACGTTTGCATAA
- a CDS encoding GntR family transcriptional regulator codes for MNETQLVRGLGEQIVERLREDIFSGKIAEGERLREVDLAQRFAVSRGPIREAIQQLAWEGIVETDRNKGALVSTSAPNEITELIIPLRCTIEKYAVRLFFDTLTEDDFLVWETILEKMKRACEAKDFTLISEHDIAFHRALVTRSHSPDLLAIWSAIVSRVRRHFRESHLRYTNPIQIYEEHLPILDALKNKSLTEALETIEHHIE; via the coding sequence ATGAATGAAACACAATTAGTACGAGGCTTGGGCGAACAGATCGTAGAGCGTTTGCGAGAAGATATTTTTTCGGGCAAAATCGCAGAAGGAGAACGCCTACGCGAGGTGGATCTGGCACAGCGGTTCGCCGTCAGTCGCGGTCCGATTCGAGAAGCCATCCAGCAACTCGCCTGGGAGGGAATTGTAGAAACAGATCGGAATAAAGGCGCTCTCGTATCTACCTCAGCCCCCAATGAAATCACCGAATTGATCATTCCCCTGCGTTGCACGATCGAAAAATACGCGGTCCGTCTTTTTTTTGATACTTTAACGGAAGACGATTTTCTCGTCTGGGAAACAATTTTGGAGAAAATGAAACGTGCTTGCGAAGCGAAAGATTTCACACTGATCTCAGAACATGATATCGCCTTTCATCGTGCTTTAGTCACTCGCTCTCATTCCCCTGACCTGTTAGCGATCTGGTCTGCTATTGTCTCTCGCGTGCGACGGCATTTTCGTGAATCTCATTTAAGGTATACCAACCCGATTCAAATCTACGAAGAGCATCTTCCGATACTCGACGCGTTGAAAAATAAAAGTCTGACAGAAGCACTGGAAACGATCGAACATCATATTGAATAA
- a CDS encoding PSD1 and planctomycete cytochrome C domain-containing protein — MKHLRTLLLQTLILFGSLANSFQFVRAEEKPDQAEQEHFFEQHVRPLLIKHCIECHGPKKQFAELRLDSRTHILKGGESGPTIKVNHPEKSLLISAVRRESLEMPPEQPLKKDEIEILTTWISQGAVWPEKSAIGNTTKVNFAEHWSFQPIQNPSRPKVKNTTWPQNEIDYFILSQLEQRELKPSPPAKLSTLLRRITWDLTGLAPSAEQSQIFTSSQSLQSIESVIEQQLASPHYGERWGRYWLDLARYADTKGYVFFEKPAFHNAFTYRDYVIQSFNQDKPFDQFILEQLAADLIKDQIPHQSQAALGFITLGPRFKNDTHDIISDRIDVVTRGFLGLTVGCARCHDHKYDPVSIEDYYSLYGVFRNSLEPIHLPFRNLENLPDPLKTQAQNIKQAAENLEQLYQQQYESVLQGTYERLAEYLSAAQSRRDGPNTVKFDVIVDGDDLNPEVLLKWQEFLDLTEKANSPVFRLWHQLAKIPDAQFASQAPLLLQQAQRNQNSDPVIPLIASQLLNNKLDHFQDVISSYEKLFKQIDQEWNNWIVEAPKPDQKSNQKPFASEKQTFRQAFFSPDSPLVTPRHGFTILKLFPDRKLQKKVKDLNAALDKARAGAPVELAQMLSLQDAEQIIEPRVFRRGNPGTPAQSIPRRYLSFFDQVSDQPFTQGSGRLELAQAITDPQNPLTARVIVNRVWQHHFGLGIVSTPSDFGIQGARPSHPELLDHLASWFMQHGWSIKKLHRYIMSSATYQQQSISRATGEKLDPANKLLWRMNRRRQDFETMRDTLLQVSHQLDLKIGGKSVNGITANSNKRRTLYTSINRQNVPGLLRTFDFPSPDVSSGSRNSTSVPGQSLFLMNHPLVLKAAQILGEAAEDTANPTAGIQQLYQKILQRAPTQEELSDMRAYLETDQAPLKQAPIASQWEYGYGAYDLKTNTLSHFKTIPHWNGKQYQGSDRLPDPKIGWVFLDKTGGHPGNDMNHVAVIRWRAPETMTVSIKGSFKHELPQGNGVRGRVLIAGKQTLGPWTIHQKSVETNLDQVKLKKDQTIDFIVDIADNLGFDTFIWSPEISVQPVQTAATSKTDNGQQPVKHWNYSQDFREPDKIRITPWQSLAQILLLSNEFQFID; from the coding sequence ATGAAACATCTTAGAACATTGTTACTTCAGACGCTGATCTTGTTCGGTAGCCTTGCCAATAGCTTTCAATTTGTCCGGGCAGAAGAGAAACCTGATCAGGCAGAACAGGAACATTTTTTTGAACAGCACGTTCGCCCGCTCCTGATCAAGCACTGTATTGAATGCCATGGTCCCAAAAAACAGTTCGCCGAACTGCGCCTTGATTCCCGCACTCACATACTCAAAGGAGGCGAGTCTGGCCCTACGATCAAAGTCAATCACCCGGAGAAAAGCCTGCTCATCAGTGCGGTCCGACGAGAGTCACTCGAAATGCCTCCCGAGCAACCGCTGAAAAAAGACGAAATCGAAATCCTGACAACGTGGATCAGTCAGGGCGCTGTCTGGCCTGAAAAATCAGCCATTGGAAACACCACAAAAGTCAACTTCGCGGAACACTGGTCGTTTCAACCGATTCAAAATCCCAGCCGCCCCAAAGTCAAGAACACAACCTGGCCGCAAAACGAAATCGATTATTTTATCCTGTCTCAACTGGAACAGCGTGAGCTCAAACCCTCTCCCCCCGCCAAGTTATCGACCTTGCTGCGCAGGATTACCTGGGATCTTACCGGACTGGCTCCCTCAGCCGAACAGTCCCAAATTTTCACCAGTAGCCAGAGTCTGCAATCCATCGAATCGGTGATTGAGCAACAACTCGCTTCTCCCCATTATGGAGAACGCTGGGGCAGATACTGGCTCGATCTCGCTCGTTATGCAGACACGAAAGGCTACGTCTTTTTTGAAAAGCCGGCGTTTCACAACGCATTCACCTACCGAGATTATGTCATCCAAAGTTTCAATCAGGACAAACCCTTTGACCAGTTTATTCTGGAACAACTGGCCGCCGATCTAATCAAAGACCAGATACCGCATCAGTCTCAAGCAGCATTAGGCTTCATCACTCTGGGACCACGATTCAAAAATGATACGCATGATATCATCTCCGACCGCATCGACGTGGTCACTCGTGGATTTCTGGGCTTAACGGTGGGCTGCGCCCGCTGCCATGACCATAAGTATGATCCTGTATCCATTGAAGACTATTACTCTCTGTATGGAGTCTTTCGAAATTCGCTCGAGCCGATTCATCTCCCCTTTCGAAACCTGGAAAACCTCCCTGACCCGCTCAAGACACAGGCACAAAACATTAAACAGGCCGCAGAAAATCTGGAACAACTTTATCAACAACAGTATGAAAGTGTATTACAGGGGACTTACGAGCGTTTAGCGGAATATCTAAGTGCTGCCCAGTCACGCAGGGATGGGCCGAATACCGTAAAGTTTGATGTCATCGTCGATGGCGATGATCTGAACCCGGAAGTCTTATTGAAATGGCAGGAATTTCTGGATCTCACTGAAAAAGCCAACTCCCCGGTATTCCGTCTCTGGCATCAACTGGCCAAAATTCCTGACGCGCAATTCGCCAGCCAGGCCCCCCTCTTACTTCAGCAGGCACAGCGCAATCAAAACAGTGATCCTGTCATTCCACTCATCGCCTCTCAGCTGCTCAACAACAAACTGGATCACTTTCAGGATGTGATTTCAAGCTACGAAAAACTGTTCAAGCAAATCGACCAGGAATGGAATAACTGGATCGTCGAAGCCCCCAAACCCGATCAGAAATCAAACCAGAAACCGTTCGCCTCAGAAAAACAGACGTTCCGGCAAGCCTTTTTTAGTCCTGACTCGCCGCTGGTCACACCAAGGCATGGTTTCACGATCTTGAAACTGTTTCCGGATCGCAAATTACAGAAAAAAGTCAAGGATTTGAATGCCGCTTTAGACAAAGCCCGTGCTGGAGCCCCCGTCGAACTGGCACAGATGTTATCCTTACAGGATGCAGAACAAATTATCGAACCACGAGTTTTCCGACGCGGAAATCCGGGAACCCCGGCACAGTCGATTCCCAGACGCTATCTCAGTTTTTTCGACCAGGTTTCGGATCAACCCTTCACACAAGGCAGCGGCAGACTGGAACTGGCCCAAGCCATTACTGATCCTCAGAACCCTCTGACGGCCCGCGTCATTGTGAATCGGGTCTGGCAGCATCACTTTGGCCTGGGAATCGTTTCGACTCCCAGCGACTTCGGGATTCAGGGCGCGCGTCCTTCGCACCCCGAACTTCTGGACCACCTGGCAAGCTGGTTTATGCAGCATGGCTGGTCGATCAAAAAACTCCATCGCTATATCATGTCCTCTGCGACATACCAGCAACAAAGTATCTCACGCGCAACAGGTGAGAAACTCGATCCCGCGAACAAACTGTTATGGAGAATGAATCGCCGCCGTCAGGACTTCGAAACCATGCGCGATACGCTTCTCCAGGTCAGTCATCAGCTGGATTTAAAAATCGGTGGAAAATCGGTCAATGGAATCACTGCGAATTCCAACAAACGTAGAACCTTATATACATCCATCAATCGGCAAAACGTGCCCGGCCTGTTACGCACCTTCGATTTCCCTTCTCCCGATGTCAGCAGCGGCAGCAGAAATTCAACCTCGGTTCCGGGACAGTCGCTGTTCCTGATGAATCATCCGCTCGTCCTCAAAGCGGCCCAGATCCTGGGAGAAGCAGCAGAAGACACTGCCAATCCGACCGCAGGAATTCAGCAACTCTATCAGAAAATTTTACAACGCGCACCAACGCAAGAAGAATTGAGTGACATGCGTGCGTATCTGGAAACAGATCAGGCTCCCCTCAAACAAGCTCCCATCGCGTCTCAATGGGAATATGGTTATGGCGCCTATGATTTAAAAACAAACACATTATCCCATTTCAAGACGATTCCCCATTGGAACGGCAAACAGTACCAAGGCAGTGATCGCCTGCCCGACCCCAAAATCGGTTGGGTCTTTTTAGATAAAACCGGCGGCCATCCGGGGAATGACATGAACCATGTCGCCGTCATTCGCTGGCGCGCTCCTGAAACGATGACCGTCTCCATCAAAGGCAGTTTCAAACACGAACTGCCGCAAGGAAATGGGGTGCGGGGACGAGTCTTGATAGCCGGCAAACAGACTCTGGGTCCCTGGACCATTCATCAAAAGTCGGTGGAAACCAATCTCGACCAAGTCAAACTGAAGAAAGATCAAACCATCGATTTTATCGTCGATATTGCAGACAATCTGGGATTCGACACTTTTATCTGGTCCCCTGAAATCAGTGTCCAACCGGTTCAAACAGCGGCTACTTCCAAAACAGACAACGGTCAACAACCTGTAAAACACTGGAACTATTCACAGGATTTCAGAGAACCAGACAAGATCCGGATTACCCCCTGGCAAAGCCTGGCGCAGATTTTATTGCTCTCCAATGAATTTCAGTTTATCGATTAA
- a CDS encoding DUF1501 domain-containing protein, producing the protein MHPLTQNLPPFTRREMLTRSGMGMGMLALAGLTAKENAQAAGSSTPITRHHPAQAKQVVHLFMNGGPSHVDTFDPKPLLKKFHGKPLPNPNLPTERKTAGALGSPFQFHKYGESGIEVSELFQKTAAHIDDMCIIRSMHSDIPNHEPSLLLMNCGDNALPRPSFGSWVNYGLGTLNENLPGFVVLCPNGFPVVGPKNWRSAFLPGSFQGTHLDTKETDVSRLIENINNPQSPERQRRQLDLLQKINQRHLAQRGHDSLLEARIQSFELAYRMQFEASNVLDLSKEPKHIHEMYGDGLQGRQLLMTRRLLEQGVRFIQVWHSGGQEWDHHSGIEKNLRRLCGQWDQPIAAFLTDLKQRGMLDSTLTLWGGEFGRTPVAELPAMNGRDHNHYGFSMWMAGGGVKGGYVHGATDETGFAASENKVHVHDLHATMLHLLGIDHERLTYRYAGRDFRLTDVHGHVVKEILA; encoded by the coding sequence ATGCATCCACTCACACAAAATCTTCCCCCCTTCACTCGGCGCGAAATGCTGACGCGATCCGGGATGGGCATGGGCATGCTGGCATTAGCCGGTCTGACTGCCAAAGAAAACGCACAGGCAGCCGGCAGCAGCACTCCCATCACCCGACACCATCCGGCTCAAGCCAAACAGGTCGTGCACCTGTTCATGAACGGCGGCCCTTCGCACGTCGACACCTTTGATCCCAAACCATTACTCAAAAAGTTTCATGGCAAGCCGCTCCCGAATCCGAACCTGCCCACAGAACGCAAAACCGCCGGTGCCCTGGGGTCTCCCTTTCAGTTTCATAAATATGGGGAATCCGGCATCGAAGTCAGTGAGCTGTTTCAAAAAACAGCCGCCCATATCGATGACATGTGTATCATCCGTTCGATGCATTCTGACATTCCCAATCATGAACCCTCATTACTATTGATGAATTGCGGCGACAACGCCCTGCCCCGCCCCAGCTTCGGTTCCTGGGTGAATTACGGCCTCGGTACCCTCAATGAAAACCTGCCCGGTTTCGTCGTCCTCTGCCCGAATGGTTTTCCAGTAGTCGGACCTAAAAACTGGCGTTCCGCTTTTCTGCCTGGATCCTTTCAGGGAACGCATCTGGATACGAAAGAAACCGACGTCTCGCGATTAATCGAAAACATCAACAACCCGCAATCGCCCGAGCGTCAACGCCGACAGTTAGATCTATTACAAAAAATCAATCAACGTCATTTAGCACAACGGGGACACGATTCCCTGCTCGAAGCGCGCATCCAGTCCTTCGAATTGGCTTACCGCATGCAGTTTGAAGCCTCGAATGTGCTTGATCTTTCCAAAGAACCGAAGCACATCCACGAAATGTACGGGGATGGCCTGCAAGGCCGTCAGTTATTGATGACCCGCCGCCTGCTCGAACAGGGCGTCCGCTTTATTCAGGTCTGGCACAGTGGCGGTCAGGAATGGGATCATCATAGTGGCATCGAAAAAAATCTCAGACGCCTCTGCGGACAATGGGACCAACCGATCGCCGCGTTTCTGACAGACCTGAAACAACGAGGCATGCTGGACTCCACATTGACTCTCTGGGGTGGCGAATTCGGCAGGACCCCCGTTGCAGAACTTCCCGCCATGAACGGTCGGGATCACAATCATTATGGTTTTAGTATGTGGATGGCTGGCGGAGGTGTTAAAGGAGGCTACGTCCACGGCGCTACCGATGAAACCGGTTTCGCCGCTTCTGAAAATAAAGTCCACGTGCATGATCTGCATGCCACCATGCTGCATCTACTGGGCATCGACCACGAACGACTCACTTATCGCTACGCAGGCCGGGATTTTCGTTTAACTGACGTGCATGGCCATGTTGTCAAAGAAATCCTGGCATAG
- a CDS encoding PEGA domain-containing protein, translated as MSDSDFPENSDLTLSAPLSVSVSVKRWLLVALMVLVSGSQFGCVHRRMTIRSIPSGALVKVDGEEIGYTPASVDFTYYGTREITLTKDGYETQTVMQKVRTPWYQVMPLDLVSDNLLPFEVTNRHDFTYQLQPKVVVPTEELLNRGNLLRSETQIGQ; from the coding sequence ATGTCCGATTCTGATTTCCCTGAAAATTCCGATTTAACCTTATCCGCTCCTCTGAGTGTCTCCGTTTCTGTGAAACGTTGGCTGCTGGTTGCGCTCATGGTGTTGGTATCAGGCAGTCAATTTGGCTGTGTGCATCGGAGAATGACGATACGGTCGATTCCGTCGGGCGCTCTGGTCAAGGTCGATGGAGAAGAGATCGGCTATACGCCGGCTTCGGTCGACTTTACTTATTATGGCACTCGTGAAATCACACTCACCAAAGATGGCTATGAAACGCAGACGGTAATGCAAAAGGTGAGGACGCCCTGGTATCAAGTGATGCCGCTGGACCTTGTCTCTGATAATCTTCTGCCATTCGAGGTGACGAATCGGCACGACTTTACCTACCAGTTACAACCGAAAGTCGTGGTGCCGACGGAAGAGTTGCTGAATCGGGGCAATTTACTGCGCAGCGAAACGCAAATTGGACAGTAG
- a CDS encoding sodium:solute symporter family transporter, which produces MSWLDWLIVFVLNGSVIAFGFYLARSTKSSSDWFLGGRSLPWWGLGLSIFATSVDNADAVSLTGYAYNHGMHIITAFTLASVCGAILASFIVVPVLYRGGFYTNAEYLETRFGKSIRTISALIQIQYRTSMLGLMIWSIYLMLQGILDFTPVQIWTLIVLLVIFTAAYTTWGGLTSVVWTDALQSLIMIAGGIAIFCAVWSASGGWSETVQKLSESTDEKGQPLINWLHIGQFQDSQATSPYLIVIGWTIVGLGYYTVNHTQTMRLMGARSLWDMKMATLFGCLLIMPIMIGTTLMGVMGRVIVPEFTDHSAADQLFPYYANQFLAPGFKGLVVAGILSAAISTFDSIGSALSALFTRDIYARWICTDQTEKHYLKVTRWATIGILLMGFLYIPFIVRYDNMIKAFRTLIPIFVTPLFTIYLLGILTRVPRQSGLVGLIAGSLFGLLGFIDRELVERQLFSPLLTEQWYAFPASMMVTSLAMLGSAFKWGWLEKGTSLKQSDVSPKHDWLSESRQELAEIKVSPFSKPVPQYLNPNWYAILLIALSFWIIFGFFW; this is translated from the coding sequence ATGAGTTGGCTGGACTGGTTAATCGTTTTCGTCCTGAATGGATCTGTCATCGCGTTCGGATTTTATCTGGCCCGCAGTACCAAATCCAGTAGTGACTGGTTTCTGGGCGGCCGCTCTCTCCCCTGGTGGGGTTTAGGACTTTCGATTTTTGCCACCAGTGTCGACAATGCCGACGCAGTCTCGTTGACCGGCTACGCCTATAACCACGGCATGCATATCATCACGGCCTTTACCCTGGCCAGTGTCTGCGGGGCCATCCTGGCTTCATTCATCGTCGTACCTGTCTTATATCGAGGCGGCTTTTATACCAATGCCGAGTACCTGGAAACCCGTTTTGGAAAATCCATTCGAACCATCAGCGCGCTGATTCAAATTCAATACCGGACCAGCATGCTGGGGCTGATGATCTGGTCGATCTATCTGATGTTGCAGGGAATCCTCGATTTTACTCCCGTACAAATCTGGACCTTGATCGTCCTGCTCGTCATCTTCACCGCCGCCTACACAACCTGGGGCGGCTTGACCTCGGTCGTCTGGACCGACGCCTTACAGAGCCTGATCATGATCGCCGGAGGCATCGCCATTTTCTGCGCCGTCTGGTCCGCCAGTGGAGGCTGGTCGGAAACAGTTCAAAAATTATCGGAGTCAACCGACGAGAAAGGACAGCCGCTGATTAATTGGTTGCACATCGGCCAATTCCAGGACAGTCAAGCGACGTCTCCTTATCTGATTGTCATCGGCTGGACCATCGTAGGACTGGGCTATTACACCGTGAATCACACACAAACCATGCGGTTAATGGGAGCACGGTCTCTCTGGGATATGAAAATGGCAACGCTGTTCGGCTGTCTGCTGATCATGCCCATCATGATCGGAACCACGCTGATGGGCGTCATGGGCCGCGTGATCGTTCCCGAATTTACCGATCATTCCGCCGCCGACCAGTTGTTTCCCTATTATGCGAACCAGTTTCTGGCCCCCGGTTTCAAAGGACTGGTCGTCGCCGGGATCTTATCCGCCGCCATCAGCACCTTCGATTCCATCGGCTCTGCATTGTCGGCCCTGTTTACTCGTGATATTTACGCACGCTGGATCTGTACCGATCAGACGGAAAAACATTACCTGAAAGTCACGCGCTGGGCCACCATCGGCATCCTGCTGATGGGATTCCTCTATATCCCATTTATCGTTCGTTATGACAATATGATCAAAGCCTTTCGTACCCTGATCCCCATTTTTGTCACTCCCCTGTTTACGATTTATCTGTTAGGCATCCTGACCCGCGTTCCTCGTCAAAGCGGCCTCGTCGGCCTGATCGCCGGCTCCCTGTTCGGCCTACTGGGGTTCATTGACCGCGAACTGGTGGAACGCCAGCTTTTCAGTCCGCTACTGACCGAACAATGGTACGCCTTCCCCGCATCCATGATGGTCACTTCACTCGCCATGTTGGGATCTGCCTTCAAATGGGGTTGGCTGGAAAAAGGAACTTCCCTGAAACAGTCGGATGTTTCACCAAAGCATGACTGGCTCTCTGAAAGCCGACAGGAACTGGCTGAGATCAAAGTCTCTCCGTTTTCAAAACCTGTTCCACAATACCTGAACCCGAACTGGTATGCGATTTTATTAATCGCACTTTCGTTCTGGATTATCTTTGGCTTCTTCTGGTAA
- a CDS encoding mandelate racemase/muconate lactonizing enzyme family protein — protein sequence MKIEQIVCQILRSGSVTNKTASCQDSVLVRIKTDNGLEGIGEADSSPEVVKAIIDAPYSHNVACGLRELLIGENPLETERLWQKMYRHTMYFGRTGVTITAMAAIDMALWDLKGKHFGEPIHRLLGGQHHTEFQAYASILFGKDGQETCDIAQRWIENGYTAVKFGWEPMGQSEQLDLELVAGAREGMKDGILLIDAGCVWDARTALQRAHAFSDYNIGWLEEPLFPHDVAGYAWLKDRSPVPIAAGEEECGRESFRPYFDQRALDVYQIDLARNGFTEASYLKQRVAEIGARPCNHCYTSPITVAASLHWLATCKDAFIFEDCVEDEPLRHELTYEKVQAENGVIQVPNRPGLGITLNEEFIAAHVVAESK from the coding sequence ATGAAAATCGAACAAATCGTTTGTCAAATTTTGAGGTCAGGTTCCGTCACCAATAAAACAGCCAGCTGTCAGGATTCCGTGCTGGTACGGATTAAAACCGACAATGGTCTGGAAGGCATTGGTGAAGCCGATTCCTCACCGGAAGTCGTCAAAGCCATCATCGACGCGCCCTACAGTCACAATGTCGCCTGCGGTTTAAGAGAACTGCTCATCGGCGAAAACCCACTGGAAACAGAACGACTCTGGCAGAAAATGTATCGGCACACCATGTATTTTGGCAGAACCGGCGTCACGATCACCGCGATGGCGGCCATCGATATGGCGCTCTGGGATTTGAAAGGCAAACACTTTGGCGAGCCCATTCACCGTCTACTGGGAGGCCAGCACCACACCGAATTCCAGGCCTATGCCTCGATTCTGTTCGGCAAAGATGGCCAGGAAACCTGCGATATCGCCCAGCGCTGGATTGAAAACGGCTACACGGCTGTCAAATTTGGTTGGGAACCGATGGGCCAGTCAGAACAACTCGACCTGGAACTCGTCGCCGGTGCTCGTGAAGGAATGAAAGATGGTATATTACTGATTGACGCAGGTTGTGTCTGGGATGCCCGAACCGCACTACAGCGCGCCCACGCATTTTCAGACTACAACATCGGCTGGCTCGAAGAGCCGCTCTTCCCCCACGATGTTGCCGGCTATGCCTGGCTCAAAGACCGCTCACCCGTTCCCATTGCCGCCGGGGAAGAAGAGTGTGGCCGTGAATCGTTCCGCCCCTACTTCGATCAGAGAGCCCTCGACGTGTATCAAATCGACCTGGCCCGCAATGGCTTCACCGAGGCCTCGTACCTGAAACAACGTGTTGCAGAAATCGGCGCTCGTCCCTGTAATCACTGCTACACCAGCCCGATCACGGTCGCCGCCAGTCTACACTGGCTGGCCACCTGTAAGGACGCCTTCATCTTTGAAGACTGTGTCGAAGACGAACCACTCCGGCACGAATTGACCTACGAAAAAGTGCAGGCTGAGAATGGCGTGATTCAAGTTCCCAATCGACCCGGACTCGGAATCACGCTGAATGAAGAATTCATCGCGGCCCACGTTGTCGCGGAATCAAAATAA